The sequence below is a genomic window from Clostridia bacterium.
CACAAGTTTGGAAGAATATATAGCCCTTGTTGAAGATTGGATAGAGTTTTACAATACAAAACGCATAAAAAACAGGAAGAGAACTTAATCCCTTCCTGTTAAGCGTTTTTTTATTGAGTGTCCCAAATGGGGTTCACTTCACGTAGCCTCCTTTTTGTGGCGGAAGCAGAGAGAGTTTGTGCGAACACAGATTTTTATTGTAGGCAGTCTTTTTGCATACGCATTTTGCCGTTATAATACAAAAAAGTCTTGACAAAATCCTTTTCAATTGCTATAATAATTTGCAAATAAGTTGCAAATTGGGGCGGAGGAGTTATGCAGAATTACAATACACAACAAAGACAAATTCTTCTTGATTTTTTTGCCCGACATATAGATCAGAGCGTTTCCACGGTAGAAGTAATAAACGAGTTAAGAGAACGTCAAATCAGCGAAAGTGCTATTTACCGCAATTTGCTTTTACTTGAAAAAGAAGGAAAACTACGCAGAACAAGCAAAATCGGAGATCGCAAAACGTACTATCAGTATATAGACAACGACGAATGCAAAGGACAGATCCATATTTCCTGTATAAAGTGCGGCAAGACGACTCATATTTCCCCGAATGTGAGCAAGCGCCTTGCAAAAAACTTAAAGGATGAAGATAATTTTATAATTGATAACGATGAAACCGTAATATACGGCTTATGTAAAAAATGCGGAGGCTGAAAGGAGATAAACCGAGATGACAACGAGAAAGAAAGCGGCAATTGCATTAACAATTTTATTTGTTTTTGTTATGCTTTTTTCTCATATTTTCGTTATTGCGGAAGCGGACCACGAATGTTCGGGCGAAGACTGCCCGATTTGTGAGATAATCGCTATCGTTTCGGACACGATTAAAGGTTTGTCTCTGATCGGTTCGGCTGTCGTAATCTGCGCCGCGCTTGTTTTCGGGATTGTAAAATCATTATACGTTAACAATGAAGCGCAATCCGTTTCTTCTCTTATAACGTTAAAAGTCAAACTTTCGAATTGATTTTAAAAGTCAAAAAGCAAGGGAGTAATCTATCTTTTTTAAGATAGATGTTTTTGTGTGTTTTGGGCAATATGCAGTCCCCTTGCCATTTTTATGCCCTTTTATTATCATTTCGGAGGTTTTTATTATGAAAAAAATAATTGTAATGTTTATTGTGCTATGCACTCTTATTTCCGGAATCGGCGTTTTGTCGGCTTGCTCCGGTTCTCAAAAAAACAGTGAAAAAATTAAAATCGTAACGACCGTATTTTCGGAGTACGATTGGACGATGAACGTACTCGGCGACCAAATAGACAATGCCGAAGTTGCGCTTTTATTAGATAGCGGCGCTGATCTTCACAGTTACCAACCCACAGTTGCAGATATAGCGAAAATTGCCACTTGCGATTTGTTTATTTACGTCGGCGGCGAATCCGACGAATGGGTCGACGACGCATTGAAAAATGCAACGAACCCAAACATGATCGTCATCAATCTCCTTGAAACCCTCGGAGACAAGGCGAAAGAAGAAGAGATCGTCGAAGGTATGGAAGGCGAAGAACACGATCACGATGAAGGGGAAGAACATGACGACGAGGAGGAAGAAACGGAATATGACGAACACGTTTGGCTTTCTCTCAAAAATGCAGTGATTTTTGTCAACGAGATTGCTTCCGCACTCGGCAAAATCGACAAAGATAACGCTTCCGCATATGAAAGCAATGCCAAGGATTATAGCGGCAAATTGTCGGCGTTGGATAATCAATATGAGCAGGCAGTTGCAGCCGCAACGACAAAAACGTTATTGTTCGGCGACAGATTCCCTTTCCGTTATCTTGTTGACGACTATGAGATTTCATATTACGCCGCTTTCGTAGGTTGCTCCGCCGAAACGGAAGCAAGTTTTGAAACCATAGTTTTCCTTGCAGGCAAAGTTGACGAACTCGGACTTACCGCTATTTTGAAAATAGAGAGTTCCGATGGTAGTATTGCGCAAACGATTAAAGAAAATACTACCGCCAAAAATCAAAAGATTTTGACTATGGATTCATTGCAATCCGCAACGAAAAAAGAGTACGCCGCAGGCAGAACGTATCTGAAAGTAATGCAAGATAACCTTGCGGTTTTGACCGAAGCGCTCGGATAAGGAGAATCATTATGGCTCAACTCTCGTGCAAAAACCTTTGTATCGGATATGACAACAGCGTTGTCATCGGCAATCTGAATTTTGAAATAGAAACGGGGGATTATCTCGCTATCGTCGGAGAAAACGGCGCCGGTAAATCAACGCTTATCAAAACCTTGCTTGGGCTTATAAAACCGATATCGGGTGAAATAAACACGGGAGACGGGCTAAAAAAGAACGAGATAGGCTACCTCCCGCAACAGACCGTTGTGCAAAGAGATTTCCCCGCATCGGTTTGGGAGGTAGTTCTATCGGGTTGTTTATCGGGAATGGGATTAAGACCGTTTTATAACAAAAAAGAAAAGGAACTTGCCCGTCTTAATCTTGAAAGAATGGGACTGAAAGGATTTGAAAAACGCTCTTACAGAGAACTCTCGGGCGGACAACAACAGCGAGTCTTACTTGCACGTGCATTATGCGCTACAAGGAAAATCTTGCTGTTAGACGAGCCCGTTGCAGGACTTGATCCGAAAGTTACGGGCGAAATGTATGAACTTATCGAAAATCTTAATAAAGAAGGCACAACCATTATTATGATTTCACACGATATTCACGCCGCTGTCGAATATGCAAATAAAATCCTTCATATCGGTAGCAGTTCGTTTTTCGGAACAAAAGACGATTACGTTTCAAGCGAGATCGGAAAACGGTTTATTCATATAGGAGACAAGGACAATGGCTGATATGTTTGAAAAATTGCAATTATATTTCGGATTTCCGTTTGTTCGCTATGCGCTCATAGTCGGTGTTTTGATCGCCCTTTGTTCTTCGCTTCTCGGCGTAACGCTCGTTCTCAAACGTTTTTCGTTTATCGGGGACGGACTTTCTCACGTTGCATTCGGCGCAATGGCTGTTGCGGCTGTTGTCGGGCTGACAAATGAAATGCTCATCGTTATGCCCGTAACAATCGTTTGCGCCGTGCTACTTTTGAAATCGGGGCAAAACGCAAAAATCAAAGGCGACGCTTCCGTAGCGATGATCTCGGTAGGCGCGCTTGCCGTTGGTTATCTTCTAATGAATTTGTTTCCTACTTCGTCGAACATTTCAGCGGACGTATGCACGACGCTGTTCGGATCGACTTCTATCCTGACGCTTTCTCAAACGGAAGTGTGGTTGTGCTTTGCGTTATCCGTTGTCGTCGTTTTGGTCTTTGTGTTCTTTTATAATAAAATATTTGCCGTTACGTTCGATGAAAACTTTGCGAACGCCACGGGAACGAAGGCTAACGTTTATAATCTTGTAATCGCAATTATTATTGCCGTGGTCATCGTTCTTGCGATGAATCTCGTAGGGTCGCTTTTGATATCGGCTTTGATAATATTCCCCGCG
It includes:
- a CDS encoding transcriptional repressor; this encodes MQNYNTQQRQILLDFFARHIDQSVSTVEVINELRERQISESAIYRNLLLLEKEGKLRRTSKIGDRKTYYQYIDNDECKGQIHISCIKCGKTTHISPNVSKRLAKNLKDEDNFIIDNDETVIYGLCKKCGG
- a CDS encoding zinc ABC transporter substrate-binding protein, coding for MKKIIVMFIVLCTLISGIGVLSACSGSQKNSEKIKIVTTVFSEYDWTMNVLGDQIDNAEVALLLDSGADLHSYQPTVADIAKIATCDLFIYVGGESDEWVDDALKNATNPNMIVINLLETLGDKAKEEEIVEGMEGEEHDHDEGEEHDDEEEETEYDEHVWLSLKNAVIFVNEIASALGKIDKDNASAYESNAKDYSGKLSALDNQYEQAVAAATTKTLLFGDRFPFRYLVDDYEISYYAAFVGCSAETEASFETIVFLAGKVDELGLTAILKIESSDGSIAQTIKENTTAKNQKILTMDSLQSATKKEYAAGRTYLKVMQDNLAVLTEALG
- a CDS encoding ABC transporter ATP-binding protein; this encodes MAQLSCKNLCIGYDNSVVIGNLNFEIETGDYLAIVGENGAGKSTLIKTLLGLIKPISGEINTGDGLKKNEIGYLPQQTVVQRDFPASVWEVVLSGCLSGMGLRPFYNKKEKELARLNLERMGLKGFEKRSYRELSGGQQQRVLLARALCATRKILLLDEPVAGLDPKVTGEMYELIENLNKEGTTIIMISHDIHAAVEYANKILHIGSSSFFGTKDDYVSSEIGKRFIHIGDKDNG
- a CDS encoding metal ABC transporter permease codes for the protein MADMFEKLQLYFGFPFVRYALIVGVLIALCSSLLGVTLVLKRFSFIGDGLSHVAFGAMAVAAVVGLTNEMLIVMPVTIVCAVLLLKSGQNAKIKGDASVAMISVGALAVGYLLMNLFPTSSNISADVCTTLFGSTSILTLSQTEVWLCFALSVVVVLVFVFFYNKIFAVTFDENFANATGTKANVYNLVIAIIIAVVIVLAMNLVGSLLISALIIFPALSAMRIFKNFKAVTICSAVISVACALLGILASIVWGTPVGPTIVVADIAVFLVCWCVGSLSRFADKVK